The Helicobacter pylori genomic interval AATTTCATGAGCTCTCCAGGCAGCGGTAAAACCACGATGCTAGAAAACCTAGCGGATTTTAAAGACTTTAAGTTTTGCGTGGTAGAGGGCGATTTGCAAACCAATAGAGATGCGGACAGATTGCGTAAAAAAGGCGTGAGCGCGCACCAGATCACCACCGGCGAAGCGTGCCATTTGGAAGCGAGCATGATTGAAGGGGCGTTTGATTTACTCAAAGATGAGGGAGCGTTAGAAAAAAGCGATTTTTTAATCATTGAAAATGTGGGGAATTTGGTTTGCCCTTCAAGCTATAATCTAGGAGCGGCGATGAATATCGTTTTACTCTCAGTCCCAGAGGGCGATGATAAGGTGCTAAAATACCCCACGATGTTCATGTGCGCAGATGCGGTGATTATCAGTAAAGCGGATATGATTGAAGTGTTTAATTTCAGGGTTTCTCAAGTCAAAGAAGACATGCAAAAATTAAAGCCTGAAGCGCCTATTTTTTTAATGAGTTCCAAAGACCCTAAAAGCTTGGAAGATTTTAAAAATTTCCTTTTAGAAAAAAAGCGTGAAAATTACCAATCCACGCATTCGTTTTAATGTGTTTAGCGATCCCTTCTAAAGTCATAGCCATTAATAATAATGTGGCGCTTTTAGAAACTTTGGGCGTTCAAAGAGAAGCGAGCTTGGATTTAATGGGCGAGTCCGTTAAAGT includes:
- the hypB gene encoding hydrogenase nickel incorporation protein HypB; its protein translation is MSEQRKESLQNNPNLSKKDVKIVEKILSKNDIKAAEMKERYLKEGLYVLNFMSSPGSGKTTMLENLADFKDFKFCVVEGDLQTNRDADRLRKKGVSAHQITTGEACHLEASMIEGAFDLLKDEGALEKSDFLIIENVGNLVCPSSYNLGAAMNIVLLSVPEGDDKVLKYPTMFMCADAVIISKADMIEVFNFRVSQVKEDMQKLKPEAPIFLMSSKDPKSLEDFKNFLLEKKRENYQSTHSF